Within Massilia endophytica, the genomic segment GCGCGAGTAGAAGTAGCTGGCCAGGCCGAACTCGGTGCTGTTGGCCAGGCTGACGGCTTCCTCGTCCGTCTTGAAGCGGAACAGGGGCGCGAGGGGGCCGAAGGTTTCTTCGCTTGCCACCTTCATTGCATTGCTCACATCCGCGATCACGGTCGGCTGGAAGAAGCTGTGGCCCAGGGCATGGCGCTGGCCGCCCGTGAGCAGGCGGCCGCCCTTGGACAGCGCATCCGCCACATGCTCCTCCACCTTCTTCACGGCCGCCTCGTTGATGAGCGGGCCCTGGGTCACGCCCTGCTCTACGCCATTGCCCACCTTCAGCTTCTCGACGGCGGCGGTAAACTTCTGCGCGAAGGCGTCGTAGACCCCGTCCTGCACATAAATGCGGTTGGCGCACACGCAGGTCTGGCCTGCGTTGCGGTATTTGGAGGCGATGGCGCCTTCCACCGCCGCATCCAGGTCAGCGTCGTCGAAGACGATGAAGGGCGCGTTGCCGCCCAGTTCCAGCGACAGTTTCTTGATAGTGGGCGCACACTGCTGCATCAGGATGCGGCCCACGGCGGTCGAGCCGGTGAAGCTCAGCTTGCGCACGATGGGGTTGGCGCACATTTCCGCCCCGATTTCTTTGGGCGAGCCTGTCACCACGCTGAAGATGCCTGCCGGAATGCCAGCGCGCTCGGCCAGCACGGCCAGCGCCAGCGCGGAGAAGGGCGTGGCCTCGGCGGGCTTGAGCACCATGGGACAGCCTGCCGCCAGGGCGGGACCGGCCTTGCGGGTAATCATGGCCAGCGGGAAGTTCCAGGGCGTGATGGCGGCGCAGACGCCGATCGGCTCCTTGGTCACGATCATGCGGCGGTCCGGCCAGGGCGTGGCCAGGGTGTCGCCCGCGACGCGCTTGGCCTCTTCCGCGAACCATTCGATGAAGGCGGCGCCGAAGGCCACCTCGCCCTTGGCCTCGGCCAGGGGCTTGCCCTGTTCGGTGGTCATCAGCAGGGCCAGGTCTTCCGCATTGGCCGTGATCAGGTCGAACCATTTGCGCAGCACGGCGGCGCGTTCCTTGGCGGTTTTCTTGCGCCAGGCGGGCCATGCGGCGTTCGCGGCTTCGATGGCGCGGCGGGTCTCTGCGGCGCCCATATTGGGCACGGTGCCGATCTGCTCTCCGGTGGCGGGGTTGCGCACAGCGAAGCTCTCGCCATTGTCCGCATCGGTCCAGACACCGTTCAGATAGGCTTGTTGGCGCAGCAGGCCGGGATCTTTGAGTTGCATGGTAAGAGTCTCCGCAGTTAGTGAAATAGTAAGGCGGTTACTATGCCACAGAGCGCGGCCCCTTGCAGGGGGCTAGACGATCTTGAGCCCCAGCAGCTTCGGGTCGGGTTGCGGCCACTTGAGCTTCATGGCCTGCAGCGTCTCCAGCAGAATCGCGGCCACCGCCACGTTGCGGTGGGGCTTGGAATCGGCAGGCACGATGTACCAGGGCGCGTGGTCCGCATCCGTTTCCATGATGGCGCGCTCGTAGGCGCGCAGGTACTCGTTCCATTTTGCGCGCTGCTTCAGGTCCGCGGGGTCGAATTTCCACTGCTTTTCGGGGTCGCCCAGGCGCGCCTCCAGCCTTTCCTTCTGCTCCGCCTTCGAAATGTGCAGGAATACCTTCACGATGACGGTGCCGGTTTCCGCCAGCATGCGCTCGAAGTCGCGGATCTGGGCGTAGCGGCGCTTGCATTCGCCGGCGCTGATCATGCCCTCGACGCGGGTGATGAGCACTTCTTCATAATGGCTGCGGTTGAAGATGGCGATCTCCCCCGCCTTCGGCACTTCCTTGTGCACGCGCCATAGATAGTCGTGGGCAGCCTCGATCTCGGTGGGCGCCTTGAAGGCGACCGGACGCAGGCCCATGGGATTCACGTAGTCGAAGAGCGCTTTCACGGCGCCGTCCTTGCCCGAGGTGTCCGTGCCCTGGAGGATCAGCAGCAGCTTGCGCTGGCGCTCCGCGTACAGAATGGGCTGAAGTTCGGCGATGCGCTCGCCCAGGCGCTTCGCCTCTTCCTTGTCCATCTCCTTGATGTCGGCATGCGCGAGCTGGCCGTTGCCGGGGCGGCTGGCGGCGCTCATGGGGGTGCACGCGGCATCGGCGTCGCGCAGCTTCAGTTTGGGCGGTGTCCGGAACAGGTCGCAGGCTTTCATGAGGCCAGCGTAGCAAAAGCACGGGGCCACTGTCGCACGGGGAGGCTGTGTGCAAAAATGCACAACGTGAGTGCAACCCTGTCAGTTTCGCACAGTAGGCAAAAGATGCACACTCCCCAGCTATAACAAACATGAGGAGACTTCGATGCGTCTGTCGAAACAGAATTTCGTGCTGCGCCGCTCCGTAGCGGCGGTGATGATGACCCTTCCCGCGCTGTACGCCCAGCCTGTCCTGGCCCAGACGGCCGGTGAAAGCGCCGATGGCGGAGTGGAGAAGGTGATCGTGACCGCCCGCAAGCGCGCGGAGCTTATCCAGGATGTGCCGGGCGCAGTCACTGCGGTTTCCGGCGCCCAGCTCGAGAAGCTGGCCCTGCCCGACATCACGGCCCTGACCGACATCGTGCCGAACACCACGCTGAAGTCCTCCCGTGGCACCAATACGACACTCACCGCCTTCATCCGCGGCATCGGCCAGCAGGATCCGGTGGCAGGCTATGAGCAGGGCGTCGGCATCTACATGGACGACGTGTACCTCGCCCGTCCGCAGGGCGTGCTGACCGACATCTACGACCTGGAACGCATCGAAGTGCTGCGCGGCCCGCAGGGCACCCTGTACGGCCGCAACACCATCGGCGGCGCGGTGAAGTATGTAACGAAGAAGCTCTCCACCAACCCCACCTTCGAGGTGAAGGGCACGCTGGGCAACTACGGCCAGAAGGACCTCGTTGTGAAAGGCAGCACGCCGGTCAATGACATGCTGCGCCTGGGCGCCACCGTGGGCACCTTCAACCGCGACGGCTTCGGCAAGAATGTGCTGAACGGCCGCGAAAACTACAACAAGGACGTGGGCGCGGCCCGCGTGAGCGCCGAACTGGCGCCGAACTCCGACCTGTTCATCCGCCTGGCTGCCGACTACACCAAGGACGACTCCGAGGCCAAGCAGGGCTACCGCCTGACTCCGGGCCCGGCCCCCGCCAACCTGCAGCCGCTGGCAGGCGACTACGATACGCGCGCCAACCTGTACAAGGTGAACGGCCATGCGCAGCAGGTAACCAACAAGGGCGCCTCGCTGACCATCGACTACAACATCAATGCCGAGACCATGTTCAAGTCGGTGACGGCGCACCGCTCGTCCAGGTCCTACGCACCGATCGACTTCGACTCGCTGGATACGCCGCTGTTCGAAGCGCCCGCCATCTACACCGACAAGCAGGACAGCCAGGAATTCCAGCTCACCTACACCGGCTCCAAGTGGCAGGGTGTGGCAGGCCTGTTCTACATGAAGACCAACGCCTTCAACGAATTCGACGTTCTGTACAACGCGGCAGGCGGCCTTTCGCTGCTGACCCGCGACGATATCGACTCGAAGACCTGGGCCGTTTATGCGGATGCCAACTACAACGTGTCGGATGCCTTCAGTGTGAGCGTCGGCGGCCGATGGACCCAGGACGAGCGCGAAGCCGCGATCTACAAGCGCACCTACTTCGGCCTCGCCGGTTCGCCGAACCTCGGCAATCCTGCCGCTGTCGGCGCCCCGGCCAACACGGACCTGGGCAAGGGCGACCTGCACCGCAAGGACACCAAGTTCACGCCGAAGCTGGGCTTCGGCTGGAAGCTGGCCAAGGAACACAATGTGTACGGCACCTACCAGAGCGGCTTCAAGGGCGGCATGTACGACCCGCGCATGGACCTGGCGGCCACCGGCGGCCCGAACACCCCGGCCTCGCTGGAGAAGCGCAAGGGCGTCAATCCTGAAGAAGTCGACACCGTGGAACTGGGCCTGAAGTCCTCGCTGAACGGCGGCCGCCTGCAGACCAATGCAGCCGTGTTCTACACCGACTACAAGAACGTGCAGATTCCCGGCTCCATCCCCACCTTCAACGCGGCGGGCCAGGTGAATGGCTTCGCGGGCACGCTGACCAATGCGGGCAAGGCGAAGATCAAGGGCTTCGAGCTGGAAGCGATTGCCCGTGTCACCGATCGCCTCAGCCTGAACGGCATGCTGAGCTACATCGACGCGCAGTACAAGGAATGGATGGTGGCGAGCGGCTCCACGCTGGTGAACGTAGCGGGCAGCGCCGAGTTCCAGAACACGCCGAAGCATTCCGCCAACGTGAGCGCCAACTACGAGTGGCCGGTAAACATGTTCGGCCGCAGCGGCAGCATGAGCCTGAACAACAGCCTGTCCTACAAGAGCAAGGTCTATCAGGCCGAGATCATCCGTCCGAGCGGCGTGGCTTCGCTGGACCCGCTGGTGGCGCAGAACCTGATGCTGGCGCAGGGCGGCTTCTCGCTGTGGGATGCAAGCCTGGTGTGGACCAGCGCCGACCGCAAGCTGCAAATCGGCCTGCACGGCCGCAACCTGACGGACAAGCGCTACAAGGTGGCAGGCTACGCCTTCGGCGGCTTCTTCAACACCGTCACCACCTACTACGGCGATCCGCGCACCTACAAGCTGACCGCCTCCTACAAGTTCTGATCGGGGTCAGGCCAGGGCGAAAAGCCCTGGCTGCGATTCAGCGAACTTGCGCAGCAGATCCCACACCGCGCGCACGCGCGGCAGGCGATACAGGTCTACTGGCGCCACCAGCCAGTAGGCCCTTTCCACATATACCTCATCCTTCAATACCGGCACCAGGCGGCCGTCCATGGCCATATAGGGCGGCGCCATCATCAGGCCCAGGCCCGACGCAGCGGCTTCGGCCTGCGCCAGCATGCCCGTGCAGCAAAGCCTGCGGCGCGGATCGACGCCCAGTTCATCGAGGAAGTTCAGCTCATTGCTGGCAAGGCGGTCGCGTACATAATCCACGAATTCATGGTTCGCCAGGTCGCTGGGACGCTGGATGGGAGGGTGGCTGGCCAGGTATCCGGGCGAGCCGTGTACGTAAAGACGGAAAGTGGTCAGGCGGGTCACCATGTAGCGGCCAGTGTTCGGTGCATCCAGCGTCACGCCCAGGTCGGCCTCGCGGCTGGCCAGGTTGGCGAAGCGCGGCTGCACCAGCAGGTCCACCGAAAGTTCAGGATAGTTCTGCAGGAATTGCGCCAGCAGCGGCGTGATGAAGCGCACACCCAGCGCTTCCGGCACGCCGAGGCGCACCACGCCGCGGATGGCGACTTCGGTGCCGGAAAGCTGCCCCTGCGCCGCCAGCAGGGCGCTTTCCATCGCCTCCGCGTGCGGCAGCACGGCGTGGCCCATCTCGGTGAGTTCATAGCCTTCGCGCGAACGGTCGAAGAGCGTAGCGCCCAGCTGCTGCTCCAGGCGGTCGATGCGGCGGGCGACGGTGGTGTGCTCCACCTCCAGCCTGCGCGAAGCGCCGGACAAGGTGCCGGAACGCGCCAGCTCCAGGAAGAAGCGCAGGTCTGTCCACTCGGGCAATGTTTTCATGCAGGGTATTGTGCATCATTTTTAGCCGGGCAGCGAACGCTGTGCAAAATTGCACACACAGTGGGCGCTGCCGCCGGTTCACCGCGTGCCGCATTTCACGCACACTGCATGCTCCTGCAACGCTGCCCCTGAGGACAATGTATTCCGAGATCAGCTATCTCAGTGACGATGGATTGCGCCTGTATGCGCGCGATTACGCCCCCGCAAGCGGACCAGCGCACCTGCCCGTCATCTGCATCCACGGCCTGACCCGCAATTCCTCCGACTTCGAGGACGTGGCCCCCTGGATCGCCGCCCAGGGCCGCCGCGTGATCGCGGTGGACGTGCGCGGGCGGGGGAAATCCGATTACGATCCCAATCCCATGCGCTATACGCCCGTCACCTACGCCGGCGACGTGGCCAAGCTGGCGCGCGATCTCGGTATCGCGCGGGCCGTATTCGTCGGCACATCCATGGGCGGCCTGATTACGATGACGCTGGCCTTGCGCGAATCCCCGCTGATCGCGGCGGCGGTGCTGAACGATATCGGCCCCGCGCTCTCGCCGCGCGGCCTGGCGCGCATTGCGGCGTACACGGGCAAGGGCGAGCAGTTCAACAGCTGGCCCCAGGCCGCCGACTACCTTCGCTCCATCAACGAAGTGGCCTTCCCCGCCAATACGGAAGAAGACTGGGACCGCTGGGCGCGCCGCGCCTTCCGCGAGGAGCCGGACGGCAGCCTTGCCATGCGCTACGACCCGAACATCGCCGTTCCGATCCGGGCCAACAAGCTGAAGGCGTCGGCAATGATCACTCACTACGCCTTCCGCCGCCTGGCGCGCAAGCGCCCCACCCTGCTGGTGCGCGGCGGCCTGTCGGACCTGATCGAGCCGGAACAGGCGCAGGCCATGCGCAATGCTGCGCCACGCATGCAGTATGCCGAGGTGCCCGATATCGGCCACGCGCCCATGCTGACCGAGCCCGCCGCACAGGCTGCACTGCGCGGCTTCCTCGCCAGCGTGGATTAATCTATATTAGGACCGGAAAAATAAACGGAGACACGCCGATGAAAAAACTGATTCCCCTGCTGGCCGCCCTGGCGCCGGTATTCGCTTCCCAGGCCGTACTGGCGCAGGACCTGAAGGTTGCCCTCATTACCGGCAAGACCGGCATCCTCGAGCCCTATGCCAAGGAAACCGAGACCGGTTTCATGATGGGCCTGGAGTACCTCACCAACGGCAAGATGGAGATCAACGGCCGCAAGCTGAAGGTCATCGTCAAGGACGACCAGAGCAAGCCTGACCTGGGCCGCACCCTGCTGGCCGAAGCCTATGGAGACGACAAGGTCGATATCGCTGTCGGCACCACGTCCTCCGGCTCGGCCATCGCCATGCTGCCGGTGGCCGCGGAATACAAGAAAGTGCTGATCGTGGAACCTGCCGTGGCCGACGCGATCACCGGCGACAAGTGGAACAAGTACATCTTCCGCACCGCGCGCAGCTCCATGCAGGACGGCCTGGCCGCCGCTTCCACCTTCAAGCAGGGCAGCGTGGGCTTCCTGGCCCAGGACTACGCCTTCGGCAAGGACGCCATCAAGGCAGCCAAGGAAGCCCTGGCCCTCACCGGCAGCAAGGCCAAGGTGGTGCATGAAGAATATGCGCCGCAGACCGCCACCGACTTCACCGCTTCCGCGCAGCGCCTGTTCGACAAGCTGAAAGACGCGCCGCAGCCGCGCGTGCTCGCCATCGTGTGGGCTGGTCCCAACCCGATGAACAAGATCGCCGACATGAAGCCGGAACGCTACGGCATCACGCTGGCTCCCGGCGGCAATATCCTGCCGGTCCTGAAGACCTGGAAGGCCTATGCGGGCACCGAAGGCACCATCTACTACTACTATGACTTCCCGAAGAACAAGATGAACGACTGGCTGGTGGCCGAGCACACGAAGCGCTACAAGGCGCCGCCGGACATGTTCACCGCAGGCGGCTTCACCGCCGCCAGCGCCGTGGTGAGCGCACTGACCAAGGCTGGCGGCGGCAATACCGACAAGCTGATCGCCGCAATGGAAGGCATGGAATTCGACACGCCGAAAGGCAAGATGAGCTTCCGCAAGGAAGACCACCAGGCCATGCAGCCCATGTACCACTTCCGCATCAAGAAAGACCAGAAGTCCGAATGGGACCTGCTGGAGCTGGTGCGCGAAATCCCTGCATCCGAACTGCCGGTGCCGGTCAAGAACAAGCGCTGAGCGATGACGCCATTGCTGTCCACCCGCGGGCTGACGATCCGCTTCGGCGGCCACACGGCCGTCGACGACGTCAGCGCCGATTTCAATGCGGGCCAGCTCACGGTGATCGTCGGCCCGAACGGCGCAGGCAAGACCACCTATTTCAACCTGATGTCCGGGCAGTTGCCCGCGACCAGCGGAAAGGTGCTGCTGCACGGCGAAGACATCACCGGCAGCGGCCCGGCGCACCGCACCCGCAAGGGCATCGGCCGCGCCTTCCAGCTGACCAATCTCTTCCCCCACCTCACCGTGCACGAGAATGTGCGGCTGGCGGTACAGGCGCGCGCCAACGCGGGCATGAAGCTGTGGTCCGTGTGGTCCAGCCACAAGGAACTGATCGAGCGCGCAGACCACTACCTCGAGCGCGTGGCCATGGCGGGCCGCCGCAATACCGCCGTTGCGGCCCTGTCGCATGGCGACAAGCGCAAGCTGGAGGTGGCCATCCTGCTCGCGC encodes:
- the gabD gene encoding NADP-dependent succinate-semialdehyde dehydrogenase, translating into MQLKDPGLLRQQAYLNGVWTDADNGESFAVRNPATGEQIGTVPNMGAAETRRAIEAANAAWPAWRKKTAKERAAVLRKWFDLITANAEDLALLMTTEQGKPLAEAKGEVAFGAAFIEWFAEEAKRVAGDTLATPWPDRRMIVTKEPIGVCAAITPWNFPLAMITRKAGPALAAGCPMVLKPAEATPFSALALAVLAERAGIPAGIFSVVTGSPKEIGAEMCANPIVRKLSFTGSTAVGRILMQQCAPTIKKLSLELGGNAPFIVFDDADLDAAVEGAIASKYRNAGQTCVCANRIYVQDGVYDAFAQKFTAAVEKLKVGNGVEQGVTQGPLINEAAVKKVEEHVADALSKGGRLLTGGQRHALGHSFFQPTVIADVSNAMKVASEETFGPLAPLFRFKTDEEAVSLANSTEFGLASYFYSRDIGRIWRVAEGLESGMVGVNTGLISNEVAPFGGVKQSGLGREGSKYGMDDYLVIKYICLGL
- a CDS encoding PPK2 family polyphosphate kinase is translated as MKACDLFRTPPKLKLRDADAACTPMSAASRPGNGQLAHADIKEMDKEEAKRLGERIAELQPILYAERQRKLLLILQGTDTSGKDGAVKALFDYVNPMGLRPVAFKAPTEIEAAHDYLWRVHKEVPKAGEIAIFNRSHYEEVLITRVEGMISAGECKRRYAQIRDFERMLAETGTVIVKVFLHISKAEQKERLEARLGDPEKQWKFDPADLKQRAKWNEYLRAYERAIMETDADHAPWYIVPADSKPHRNVAVAAILLETLQAMKLKWPQPDPKLLGLKIV
- a CDS encoding TonB-dependent receptor; this translates as MRLSKQNFVLRRSVAAVMMTLPALYAQPVLAQTAGESADGGVEKVIVTARKRAELIQDVPGAVTAVSGAQLEKLALPDITALTDIVPNTTLKSSRGTNTTLTAFIRGIGQQDPVAGYEQGVGIYMDDVYLARPQGVLTDIYDLERIEVLRGPQGTLYGRNTIGGAVKYVTKKLSTNPTFEVKGTLGNYGQKDLVVKGSTPVNDMLRLGATVGTFNRDGFGKNVLNGRENYNKDVGAARVSAELAPNSDLFIRLAADYTKDDSEAKQGYRLTPGPAPANLQPLAGDYDTRANLYKVNGHAQQVTNKGASLTIDYNINAETMFKSVTAHRSSRSYAPIDFDSLDTPLFEAPAIYTDKQDSQEFQLTYTGSKWQGVAGLFYMKTNAFNEFDVLYNAAGGLSLLTRDDIDSKTWAVYADANYNVSDAFSVSVGGRWTQDEREAAIYKRTYFGLAGSPNLGNPAAVGAPANTDLGKGDLHRKDTKFTPKLGFGWKLAKEHNVYGTYQSGFKGGMYDPRMDLAATGGPNTPASLEKRKGVNPEEVDTVELGLKSSLNGGRLQTNAAVFYTDYKNVQIPGSIPTFNAAGQVNGFAGTLTNAGKAKIKGFELEAIARVTDRLSLNGMLSYIDAQYKEWMVASGSTLVNVAGSAEFQNTPKHSANVSANYEWPVNMFGRSGSMSLNNSLSYKSKVYQAEIIRPSGVASLDPLVAQNLMLAQGGFSLWDASLVWTSADRKLQIGLHGRNLTDKRYKVAGYAFGGFFNTVTTYYGDPRTYKLTASYKF
- a CDS encoding LysR family transcriptional regulator — protein: MKTLPEWTDLRFFLELARSGTLSGASRRLEVEHTTVARRIDRLEQQLGATLFDRSREGYELTEMGHAVLPHAEAMESALLAAQGQLSGTEVAIRGVVRLGVPEALGVRFITPLLAQFLQNYPELSVDLLVQPRFANLASREADLGVTLDAPNTGRYMVTRLTTFRLYVHGSPGYLASHPPIQRPSDLANHEFVDYVRDRLASNELNFLDELGVDPRRRLCCTGMLAQAEAAASGLGLMMAPPYMAMDGRLVPVLKDEVYVERAYWLVAPVDLYRLPRVRAVWDLLRKFAESQPGLFALA
- a CDS encoding alpha/beta fold hydrolase; the encoded protein is MYSEISYLSDDGLRLYARDYAPASGPAHLPVICIHGLTRNSSDFEDVAPWIAAQGRRVIAVDVRGRGKSDYDPNPMRYTPVTYAGDVAKLARDLGIARAVFVGTSMGGLITMTLALRESPLIAAAVLNDIGPALSPRGLARIAAYTGKGEQFNSWPQAADYLRSINEVAFPANTEEDWDRWARRAFREEPDGSLAMRYDPNIAVPIRANKLKASAMITHYAFRRLARKRPTLLVRGGLSDLIEPEQAQAMRNAAPRMQYAEVPDIGHAPMLTEPAAQAALRGFLASVD
- a CDS encoding substrate-binding domain-containing protein, translating into MKKLIPLLAALAPVFASQAVLAQDLKVALITGKTGILEPYAKETETGFMMGLEYLTNGKMEINGRKLKVIVKDDQSKPDLGRTLLAEAYGDDKVDIAVGTTSSGSAIAMLPVAAEYKKVLIVEPAVADAITGDKWNKYIFRTARSSMQDGLAAASTFKQGSVGFLAQDYAFGKDAIKAAKEALALTGSKAKVVHEEYAPQTATDFTASAQRLFDKLKDAPQPRVLAIVWAGPNPMNKIADMKPERYGITLAPGGNILPVLKTWKAYAGTEGTIYYYYDFPKNKMNDWLVAEHTKRYKAPPDMFTAGGFTAASAVVSALTKAGGGNTDKLIAAMEGMEFDTPKGKMSFRKEDHQAMQPMYHFRIKKDQKSEWDLLELVREIPASELPVPVKNKR
- a CDS encoding ABC transporter ATP-binding protein, giving the protein MLSTRGLTIRFGGHTAVDDVSADFNAGQLTVIVGPNGAGKTTYFNLMSGQLPATSGKVLLHGEDITGSGPAHRTRKGIGRAFQLTNLFPHLTVHENVRLAVQARANAGMKLWSVWSSHKELIERADHYLERVAMAGRRNTAVAALSHGDKRKLEVAILLALEPEVMMFDEPTAGMSVDEVPVVLDLIHQVKAERNKAVLLVEHKMDVVRALADRIIVLHNGALVADGEPAAVMSSAVVQEAYLGTATHD